TCTTTTACTTTCAGTGTTCTTTTAGCcttaaatgaaacaaatggaTCAGGGTGTCATTTCAGAGCCTAGTTTGAATACAGAATGTCTCTTATTTGCATGCTTGGCTGATCTGATGTCccactcattttatttcattcagtagaacacctttttttttctttcccctcaaTCAAATAATCCTCCACTATCTCTTTTGGCTGCACTGTCCAGCATTAGAAAAAATTTTGGATGAGGCAGCAGATTCATGCTAACACACTTTTTAACCAGTGTGTGGCTTCCAGAGTCAGGTGGAAAAGTGGCAGGGGGAGCTGTACTTTGGTCTGTGTTGTGagggctgcagctcagtgtatgactgccatctagtggtggtTTAAGACACTAAACGGACCCACATGGTcgtctgtgttcatgtgaactGTCCACTGGCCTCTGACAGAGTGATGCTCTCTGTTGCTTCGGTGACAAGCTGTCGTGCTGAACATGTCGTTTGGTCCATTATTCAGATGGCATAAGAAAGTCCTTTGACTTTGAcacattgctgtgtgtgtgttttgtttttaattgtagTCTCCTGTGTTGTGTCCTTCAGGCTCGCATGGCACTGGATAAAGGAGCTCAGGCTGTCATCTTTGATGTCAGTGATGATGccaatgctgctgctgaggtgagtGTGGAGACATCTGTACTCATTTATAAAATGTCTAAGACGaaaaagcacacagaaacatcacattcaggtttctgtgtctttctcttccttcacaacccaaacacacagctgcGAGAAACAGACTCCCTCCCCCGTCCAGTCGTGCTGGTGGAGGCGAAGGATGCTGAGGAGTTGATGGGTTTGGTCAACAAGAACGAGGAGGCCAAAGTTCGCATTGAGATCATGGTGGAGCCGCCTAGATGGGTAAGCATACGCACACGTCTGACTGTCCTTTCATTggctgggagaggaggagccCCTCTGGGAGAGAGCAGAGCGGAGGGCAAGTTGTGAGGAAGCTGGGGAAATTTCACATCAGCTGAGAGGCCACCTGAGGCTCTgtgtttaatgctgtttttgtgtgataTACATCAGACTGTATTGACGTAGGACTGAATGTTGGATGCAAATGGACCCTCCAGTGTagagaggagagggtgggaGACAGACGTGGGTCATGCTATCCATGAGCATGAACACTGCGCGAGTTCCCTCACACATGCCTTCTTAAAGGACACAAAAGACCAAGTCATTCCTGTGTTATACTGCTGATGTGCTTAACTTTCATATGGCTTTCTCACAAGATTTTCTTGTTTCGTTAAGTACTTAGCACTTAAGTTTTAGATATATAGTATCCTATGACATTATATAAtgctttgtcttttcatcttcttttcctttttcagccACATTATGATGTGGGGATCCTACTCACCATCGTCTTAGCTATTCTGACCATTGTCCTAATCTTCGCTTTCCGTTACAAGTGCAAGTCCAACAGAACCTGGGTGAGTGACAGTAGCATCACTAGAGGTGTAAAGCTTTCAGAGACAAGGGTGTCAGTGGATCAGCTTCAGTTTGGATTCATAGCTCAGCTGCAAATCTTTTTTAAGGTTTTTCTAACCCTCGCTTCATGTGTGTGCAGGACTCTGTCCATCAACAGACCATGCGGGCCATTAGTCGATTGGAGACCAAAACCTACAGCTCCCAGGGCTGCTCAGGCTCTCAGCGCCACCGTGCTGCCTGGGGGTCAGCCAGCAGCTCCAACTCAAGCCCCGTCTGTGCTATCTGCCTGGAGGAGTTCCAAGATGGCCAGGTaagaagaaagagagtgaggagCATACTGTATCTGTAGATTTAATTCTCCTTATCAGCTAGTTATCCTCCAATCGACCTCTATCACCTCTTTATCCCAGCATCTGAGGATCATCTCCTGTGCTCATGAGTTCCACAAAGACTGCGTTGACccctggctgctgcagcatcgCACCTGTCCCCTCTGCATGCACAACATCATGGGTGAGGAAAAGCATATTTCCAGTTAAGCTTTGGTGAAGAAGGTGCTGAATTTCAGGAGTAACGCTTCAGGCATTTTTGGGCATGAATCAGCCATATCTCTAGATTTTTTGAAAATCTGAATATGATTGTGTTTATGAATAAAAGTTGCTGTTAGGTTGTTACAGCCCTGTATATCATATATCATATCTGCATattctgactgctgctgtggtccACAGGGACGGAGCGGCAGCTCCAGAGGAACAGACTACAGCAGAGTTCAGAGCAAAGCCAAGGCTTCCTGCACGCTCAGCCTTACACCAGCCCACGCAACCACCCCTTCCCTCAGCATGCCATCCCCTTCTCTATGAGGCCCCACTATCCTCGTGGACCCTCTGGACCCTATCCCTCACTGGGCCACTACACTGGCTCTTCACCCAGGGACGCCCAAACTCTACGTTTCCTCACCAGCAGGCCGCTTGGCTCCAGCTGTGGGTACCACCTTCCTGCAGAGGGTCCTGGGAGGCCCCACAGGCTTGGAGGTAACTGCAGGACTTCCACCCACCACTACACCCCCCGTCGGTCCTGCCACAACTATCGCTCATCCTGTCCTGCCCAGCGCAGTGCGTCAAGCTCAAGACTACACCACGCAGCCTCCATCACACCACAGCCCCGCGGTGCACCAGCCCATAGCCGGCAGGATGAGGGCAGCTGCTCAGGTGGCAGCTACCACACAGAACGCAGTGGATACTTGGCTGATGGACCAGCAAGTGATTCCAGCTCAGGGCCATGCCATGGCTCCTCCAGTGACTCAGTTCTCAATTGTACTGACGTGTCCCTGCAGGGGGTTTATGGCAGCTGGTCCACTTTCCGTAGCTCTCTGAGCAGTGACTATGATCCGTTTGTGTATTATGGGCCAGGTACTGGGCGCGCCCCCCACAGGAACAGCCTGGAGGCGTGTGTCCAGGCCCGGCCCAGGTCTCTGGATTCTGTGGTGAACAAAGCGGGCTGTCCAGAAGAACAGCCTCAGACTGTGTTCAACCATATCCACTACCACCGCCACAGACACCACCACTATGAGGAGGGGGAGCACAGCCAGGGCCAGAGCAGAGGCTCAGATGAGGAGCAgggggctgctgctgcagcggctGCACCTGCTGCTCTTGTCCTGGACAAAGACTCACCTATGTGCCCTCCAAAGCACAGCCCCTGCCAGTGCTCAAAGCCAGACCCCACAGATCGGCCCAGTCCCGGGGCAGAGTGTCAGGACCACGACCCCAGCAGCCCTAAAGGGGCTCCTGTCCTGGTGTCCCCAATCCCCTTACAGCTTCAACCCCACTGTTGCCACCAAGGACACGGACACCCTCCCACTCCTCTTGGGCGAGTGGGTGGCTGTGTGCTTGATGGCCCCTCTGTTCGCTTCCACCAGAGCCTGGATCTGCAGGATGACCGGAGCATCCACATCCACTACGGTCAGGGCTCGGGCTTCTGCTGCTCTCCCCCTGAGCTGCACCCTGCTTTGCTCCCCGTGCCCCTTATTCTGGACTCTGGAGGTCTGGAGGACTGGCCTTGCTGTGCTGGGGCCCATGTTGTGTGGCAAAAGCGGGTGCAGCAGGCTCGCTCAGAGCCTCAGCTCCTGGGGCCTGGGACCTCTATGGACCGGCCGCCCTGCAGGCTCCACCATGGCCCTGCTGCTGACCGCAACACAGACATTTGTTTGTACTGCCAAACATTACACCACAATCAGGGTGGGTCTCTCACTTATTTATCAAGCTGTTTGGTCTTAAAGGGTAATCTTTGggtgaaaaatacacaaaaagaaagCTTGACTGATCCTTTCAGACCTGCatgacttctttcttttttttttttgcatttgttatATTTGGAAGGTGACTTGAGC
Above is a window of Chaetodon auriga isolate fChaAug3 chromosome 15, fChaAug3.hap1, whole genome shotgun sequence DNA encoding:
- the LOC143332382 gene encoding E3 ubiquitin-protein ligase RNF43-like, producing MALDKGAQAVIFDVSDDANAAAELRETDSLPRPVVLVEAKDAEELMGLVNKNEEAKVRIEIMVEPPRWPHYDVGILLTIVLAILTIVLIFAFRYKCKSNRTWDSVHQQTMRAISRLETKTYSSQGCSGSQRHRAAWGSASSSNSSPVCAICLEEFQDGQHLRIISCAHEFHKDCVDPWLLQHRTCPLCMHNIMGTERQLQRNRLQQSSEQSQGFLHAQPYTSPRNHPFPQHAIPFSMRPHYPRGPSGPYPSLGHYTGSSPRDAQTLRFLTSRPLGSSCGYHLPAEGPGRPHRLGGNCRTSTHHYTPRRSCHNYRSSCPAQRSASSSRLHHAASITPQPRGAPAHSRQDEGSCSGGSYHTERSGYLADGPASDSSSGPCHGSSSDSVLNCTDVSLQGVYGSWSTFRSSLSSDYDPFVYYGPGTGRAPHRNSLEACVQARPRSLDSVVNKAGCPEEQPQTVFNHIHYHRHRHHHYEEGEHSQGQSRGSDEEQGAAAAAAAPAALVLDKDSPMCPPKHSPCQCSKPDPTDRPSPGAECQDHDPSSPKGAPVLVSPIPLQLQPHCCHQGHGHPPTPLGRVGGCVLDGPSVRFHQSLDLQDDRSIHIHYGQGSGFCCSPPELHPALLPVPLILDSGGLEDWPCCAGAHVVWQKRVQQARSEPQLLGPGTSMDRPPCRLHHGPAADRNTDICLYCQTLHHNQGSEEESGV